The Oscillospiraceae bacterium genome has a segment encoding these proteins:
- a CDS encoding stage II sporulation protein P has protein sequence MKKERAAFFCNIAAAVLVTAVLVSAAPRISAVGAVGQRVAAVFSPTYFSSKINTEFSTIKSAQTTHTKTTATREAQAMHPISGKDSDPYAHITETPADVAKLMQQEKKVIGRQKQVGKTSEESYQGGGTILSFGSLAIQSKIPASFYRPDIEALLKQKAALSVPNAAKPTVLIYHSHTTEGYTLLDAGYYTKSTDLRSDSSTQNMVRVGDELCAYLEKCGIGVVHDRTTHDKDYSGAYDHSRKTVAGYLEKYPSIEITIDVHRDDITYDNKTKVKPTAKIKGKKAARMMIIAGCEYNRVKNFPDWEYNLRFDLAVQQQVEKQYPGLMRPILFSERKYNMDMTRNSFLLEVGTDGNTLDEACYSARLFATALARVIQDYEK, from the coding sequence ATGAAAAAAGAACGGGCGGCCTTCTTTTGCAATATTGCGGCGGCGGTATTGGTCACGGCGGTGCTGGTGAGCGCGGCACCCCGGATCTCTGCCGTCGGTGCGGTGGGTCAGCGGGTGGCGGCGGTGTTTTCGCCCACCTATTTCAGCAGCAAAATAAATACAGAATTTTCTACTATAAAATCGGCGCAAACGACGCATACTAAGACTACCGCGACCCGGGAGGCTCAGGCAATGCACCCCATTTCAGGGAAGGACAGCGACCCTTATGCGCACATTACCGAGACCCCGGCGGATGTGGCTAAGTTGATGCAGCAAGAGAAAAAAGTGATCGGCAGACAAAAGCAGGTGGGCAAAACCAGCGAGGAGAGTTACCAGGGCGGGGGGACGATCTTGTCTTTCGGTTCGCTGGCAATTCAAAGCAAGATCCCCGCTTCGTTTTATCGTCCGGACATAGAGGCACTCCTTAAACAGAAGGCGGCCCTGTCCGTGCCCAACGCGGCCAAGCCGACGGTGCTGATCTATCACAGCCACACCACAGAGGGCTACACCCTCCTGGACGCGGGTTATTATACCAAGTCCACCGACCTGCGCAGCGACAGCAGTACCCAAAATATGGTGCGGGTCGGGGACGAACTTTGCGCGTATCTGGAAAAGTGCGGGATCGGCGTGGTGCACGACCGCACCACCCACGACAAGGACTACTCCGGCGCCTACGACCACTCCCGCAAGACGGTGGCGGGGTATTTGGAGAAGTACCCGTCCATAGAGATCACCATTGATGTGCACCGGGACGATATTACATACGATAATAAGACCAAGGTGAAGCCTACCGCCAAGATCAAGGGTAAAAAAGCCGCCCGGATGATGATCATTGCCGGGTGCGAATACAATCGGGTCAAGAACTTTCCGGACTGGGAATATAACCTGCGCTTTGACCTGGCAGTGCAGCAGCAAGTGGAGAAACAGTACCCGGGGCTGATGCGTCCCATTCTCTTTTCCGAGCGTAAGTACAATATGGATATGACCCGCAATTCCTTTTTACTGGAGGTGGGCACGGACGGCAACACCCTGGACGAAGCCTGCTATTCCGCTCGGCTGTTCGCCACCGCCTTGGCCCGGGTTATTCAGGATTATGAAAAATAA
- a CDS encoding patatin family protein encodes MYSCGLVLEGGGNRAIYTSGVLDAFMDQGITFPYVIGVSAGSCNAVSYIGKCRGRQHDISIQYSGDKRFMSLENMVKNGEFLNGEWLFGELSYDLSPLDQEAYDRANTTLCVVVTNALTGKAEYMYPKDFHKRGCPILRASCALPGATKGVVLGKDRYFDGGVTDSIPLAHAYEDGCQKAVVVLTQDRNYQKQPMGHARLIRRIFRKYPLMTRAILNRYKIYNRQLETVWDAQGRGDAFVIAPDHPLHCPTLERNTDKLEQIYQTGYRNAMEQMDALKAFLAKPSPFTETE; translated from the coding sequence ATGTATTCCTGCGGATTGGTGCTGGAGGGCGGCGGCAACCGTGCCATCTACACCAGCGGCGTGCTGGACGCCTTTATGGATCAGGGGATCACCTTCCCTTATGTGATCGGCGTGTCGGCAGGCAGCTGCAATGCTGTGTCTTACATCGGCAAATGCCGGGGTCGTCAACATGATATTTCCATTCAGTACAGCGGCGACAAACGCTTTATGAGCCTGGAAAACATGGTAAAAAACGGCGAATTCTTAAACGGCGAGTGGTTGTTTGGGGAATTAAGCTACGATTTGTCCCCCTTGGACCAAGAGGCCTATGACCGGGCGAACACCACCTTGTGCGTGGTGGTCACCAACGCCCTCACCGGCAAGGCGGAATATATGTACCCCAAGGACTTCCACAAACGGGGCTGCCCCATTCTGCGGGCCAGCTGTGCCCTGCCCGGCGCCACCAAGGGGGTTGTGCTGGGCAAAGACCGGTACTTTGACGGCGGGGTCACCGACTCCATTCCCCTGGCGCACGCCTACGAAGACGGGTGCCAAAAGGCAGTAGTGGTGCTCACGCAAGATCGAAATTATCAAAAGCAGCCTATGGGTCATGCGCGCCTGATTCGGCGTATATTCCGCAAATATCCGCTGATGACCCGGGCGATACTGAACCGGTATAAAATATACAACCGCCAACTGGAAACAGTGTGGGACGCCCAAGGCCGAGGCGATGCCTTTGTGATTGCACCGGACCATCCGCTGCACTGCCCCACCTTAGAGCGCAACACAGACAAGCTGGAGCAGATTTATCAAACCGGCTACCGCAATGCCATGGAACAAATGGACGCGCTGAAGGCGTTTTTAGCCAAGCCGTCTCCCTTTACGGAAACCGAATAA
- a CDS encoding CvpA family protein, protein MSEKIPNYNYDADEVLNDFKSKFAWPKRDEVQAVVKPGKMPLRLLLCALITAVVGGIAYYMMLPALNVHDTQLYLFLILLVVVFAGSFFLVCRANKKAERLEYVKKKTLIPVVIVAVIAVVMLVGFLVGATIFRASSYSDLMTVQNSDFDRDFSDISYDEVPRIDASRAKTLADQQLGSLSQYKSQYVVADATTQINYRGVPCRVASLQYADVFKWVNNTKNGLPAYILIDVVSQKVTVVNCVEQFGSGIQYSPAEYFNEKLIRHLRFQYPTKLLDTPNFEIDESGHPYWVTASLTKKIGLFGGTDVQGAIVTDALSGESKYYPIDTVRKDKSLNWIDVVYSDQLLIEQYNYYGKLKKGFWNSIIFQNDVNVASSGNGYIAMDDDVWVYTGITSSKTDTSNFGFILCNQRTKEVRYYQNGGAIETSAMESAQDAVQNFGYAATFPILLDIEGQPSYFMSLYGDSNTVKGYALVSLEDKTVVGTGLIDTNSDAKALNTAVENYINAMKDKGWIAKTVDASDYVKDEAEIATAGGEQTDGKTTETPQQSQSTNGKTITGKITDIKSSVNDGNTVYYLQVDGVYYYIRVTDCMQVLLLQKGDTVEITPQGDAKDGFAQAAAVKAK, encoded by the coding sequence ATGAGCGAAAAAATACCAAACTATAATTATGATGCAGACGAGGTACTGAATGATTTTAAGTCCAAGTTTGCCTGGCCCAAGCGAGATGAAGTGCAGGCGGTGGTCAAGCCGGGCAAAATGCCCTTGCGGCTGCTGCTGTGCGCCCTGATCACTGCGGTGGTGGGCGGCATTGCCTATTATATGATGCTGCCGGCACTGAATGTGCACGACACCCAGCTGTATCTGTTTTTGATCTTGTTGGTGGTGGTATTTGCCGGGTCCTTTTTCCTGGTGTGCCGGGCCAACAAGAAGGCGGAGCGTCTGGAATATGTGAAGAAAAAGACCCTGATACCGGTGGTCATTGTGGCGGTGATCGCTGTGGTGATGCTGGTGGGTTTCCTGGTAGGTGCCACCATTTTCCGTGCTTCCTCTTACAGCGATCTGATGACGGTGCAGAACAGCGACTTTGACCGGGATTTCTCCGACATCAGCTATGATGAGGTGCCCCGGATCGACGCCTCTCGGGCCAAGACCCTGGCAGACCAGCAGTTGGGCTCTCTGTCTCAGTACAAGAGCCAGTATGTGGTTGCGGACGCCACCACGCAGATCAACTACCGGGGCGTGCCCTGCCGTGTGGCCAGCCTGCAATATGCGGATGTATTCAAGTGGGTCAACAATACCAAAAACGGCTTGCCCGCGTATATTCTGATTGATGTGGTGAGCCAAAAGGTTACTGTGGTCAACTGTGTGGAGCAGTTCGGCAGCGGTATCCAGTATTCCCCGGCGGAGTATTTTAATGAAAAGTTGATTCGTCACCTGCGGTTCCAGTACCCGACCAAGCTGCTGGATACCCCTAATTTTGAGATCGACGAGAGCGGTCACCCCTATTGGGTGACGGCATCCCTGACCAAGAAAATTGGTCTGTTTGGCGGCACGGATGTGCAGGGCGCCATTGTAACGGACGCGCTCAGCGGCGAAAGCAAGTATTATCCCATCGACACCGTGCGCAAGGACAAGAGCCTGAACTGGATTGATGTGGTGTATAGTGACCAGCTGCTGATCGAGCAATACAACTATTACGGCAAGCTGAAGAAGGGCTTTTGGAACTCGATTATTTTCCAGAACGATGTGAATGTGGCCTCCAGCGGCAACGGCTATATTGCCATGGACGATGATGTGTGGGTGTACACCGGCATTACCTCTTCTAAGACGGACACCTCCAACTTCGGCTTTATCCTGTGCAACCAGCGCACCAAGGAGGTGCGGTATTACCAGAACGGCGGTGCCATTGAAACCTCTGCTATGGAGTCTGCCCAGGATGCGGTGCAGAACTTTGGTTATGCAGCCACATTCCCCATTTTGCTGGATATTGAGGGTCAGCCCTCCTACTTTATGAGTCTGTACGGCGACAGCAATACCGTCAAGGGCTATGCGCTAGTCAGCCTGGAGGATAAGACGGTGGTAGGCACCGGTCTGATTGATACCAACAGTGACGCCAAGGCGTTGAATACGGCGGTGGAGAACTATATCAACGCCATGAAGGACAAGGGTTGGATCGCCAAGACAGTGGATGCATCGGATTATGTAAAGGACGAGGCAGAGATTGCCACTGCCGGCGGAGAACAGACGGACGGCAAGACGACGGAGACGCCCCAGCAGTCCCAGTCCACAAACGGCAAGACGATCACCGGCAAGATCACGGACATTAAGTCCTCGGTAAACGACGGCAACACCGTTTATTACTTGCAGGTGGACGGCGTGTATTACTATATTCGGGTCACCGATTGCATGCAGGTGCTGCTGCTGCAAAAGGGCGACACGGTAGAGATTACGCCACAGGGTGACGCTAAGGACGGCTTTGCCCAAGCTGCCGCAGTGAAAGCAAAATAA
- the rpsT gene encoding 30S ribosomal protein S20: protein MPNIKSAKKRVKVNAVKAANNKARNTALKTAIKKANAAIDANAEDKTQAVQFACKKIDQAAAKNLLHKNTAARKKSNLVSKLNRA, encoded by the coding sequence ATGCCCAACATTAAGTCTGCTAAAAAGAGAGTCAAGGTCAACGCTGTAAAGGCCGCCAACAACAAGGCCCGCAACACCGCCCTCAAGACCGCCATCAAGAAGGCAAATGCCGCTATTGATGCCAACGCTGAGGACAAGACCCAGGCTGTGCAGTTTGCCTGCAAGAAGATCGACCAGGCCGCTGCCAAGAACCTGCTGCACAAGAACACCGCAGCCCGCAAAAAGAGCAATTTGGTCAGCAAACTGAACCGCGCATAA
- a CDS encoding C-GCAxxG-C-C family protein, protein MTKGDLARQNFKSGYNCSQAVALAFQDKIGMDPDTIARLTIGFGGGMGRMREVCGTISGVTFVLSALYGDRPKSEVYAMVQQVAKGFQAETGSLVCRVLLGLDPNVKPTPQAEPRTEGYYKKRPCAELCALAADLLEDYLKNIT, encoded by the coding sequence ATGACCAAAGGCGATCTGGCTCGGCAAAACTTCAAGTCCGGCTATAATTGCAGCCAAGCGGTGGCTTTGGCGTTCCAAGATAAGATTGGTATGGACCCGGACACCATCGCCCGGCTCACCATAGGCTTTGGCGGCGGTATGGGTCGTATGCGTGAAGTGTGCGGCACCATCTCCGGCGTGACTTTTGTACTGTCTGCCCTCTACGGCGATCGGCCGAAAAGCGAGGTCTACGCCATGGTGCAGCAGGTGGCAAAGGGCTTTCAGGCGGAGACCGGCTCCCTGGTGTGCCGGGTGCTCCTGGGACTGGACCCGAATGTGAAACCCACGCCCCAGGCGGAACCCCGCACGGAGGGCTACTACAAAAAGCGTCCCTGCGCCGAATTATGCGCCCTGGCCGCCGATCTTTTAGAAGATTATTTAAAAAATATCACCTAA
- a CDS encoding helix-turn-helix domain-containing protein, with the protein MKKTTEELMEILKQKKSIHAYFTEEIDELEFASLAEYLELLLNEKGLRKSDVIKRSNMDKNYAYQIFNGNKTHPSRDKMLALAIGMGLNVLETRKLLKIAGTCDLYARNPRDSVLIYCLHKGAGLMEVNELLSDYNLDILE; encoded by the coding sequence ATGAAAAAAACCACCGAAGAGTTAATGGAGATCCTAAAACAGAAAAAGTCCATACATGCGTATTTTACGGAAGAAATCGACGAACTGGAATTCGCGTCCCTAGCTGAATACCTGGAACTGCTGCTTAACGAAAAAGGACTGCGCAAAAGCGATGTCATCAAGCGCAGCAATATGGACAAAAACTATGCCTACCAGATTTTCAACGGCAACAAGACCCACCCGTCCCGTGACAAGATGCTTGCCCTTGCCATCGGTATGGGACTGAATGTATTGGAAACCCGCAAGTTGTTAAAGATCGCCGGCACTTGTGACCTGTATGCCCGCAACCCGCGGGACAGCGTACTCATCTATTGCCTACATAAAGGGGCCGGCTTAATGGAAGTCAACGAACTCCTAAGCGATTATAACCTGGATATTTTGGAATAA
- a CDS encoding MATE family efflux transporter: MEKNWTTGSVLQSIWRFSLPYLLSYFLQTLYGMADLLIIGRFGTVADTTAVSVGSQVMHMLTVMLLGLAMGTTVCIGQAVGAGDRRRAGRFTGNTITLFFGLSLVLTVILLILRHTLVGLVSTPAEAVEGTVAYLTVCFLGVPFITAYNIISAIFRGMGDSKRPMYFIAVACVCNIVLDCLFMGPLHMGSTGAALGTTLSQGISVAVALLFLKRGGSGIRLQKADLRPSRPVAGAILRIGVPIALQDGLIQVAFIIIIVIANRRGLNDAAAVGIVEKIISFLFLVPSTMLSTVSALGAQCIGAGNPRRAVQTLRYALLLAVGFGVIVTVVIQFVSEPVVALFTSDTTAAGAQVVRLGGQYLRGYIFDCIFAGVHFCFSGYFCACGRSGLSFLHNILSISLVRVPGAYLTSLRFPDTLFPMGLATAVGSLLSVTICLVAFALLQRKARRSPTAE; this comes from the coding sequence ATGGAAAAGAACTGGACCACCGGCAGCGTGCTGCAAAGCATTTGGCGCTTTTCGCTGCCGTATCTGCTCTCTTATTTTTTACAGACGCTATACGGTATGGCAGATTTACTGATTATCGGCCGTTTTGGCACGGTGGCAGATACCACCGCCGTATCCGTTGGCTCCCAGGTGATGCACATGCTCACCGTTATGTTGCTGGGGCTGGCGATGGGCACCACCGTTTGCATCGGCCAGGCGGTGGGCGCCGGAGATCGGCGGCGTGCCGGGCGCTTTACCGGCAACACCATTACCCTATTTTTTGGCTTGTCGTTGGTGCTTACGGTGATTTTGCTGATCCTGCGGCACACGCTGGTCGGCTTGGTGTCTACCCCCGCAGAAGCGGTGGAGGGCACAGTGGCCTACCTGACCGTGTGCTTTTTAGGTGTTCCCTTTATTACGGCATATAACATCATCAGCGCCATCTTCCGTGGTATGGGCGACAGCAAGCGGCCCATGTACTTTATCGCCGTGGCCTGCGTTTGCAATATCGTGCTGGACTGCCTGTTTATGGGGCCGCTGCATATGGGCTCCACCGGTGCTGCTCTGGGTACCACTTTAAGCCAGGGGATCAGCGTGGCGGTGGCGCTGCTTTTCTTAAAACGCGGGGGTAGTGGCATTCGCCTGCAAAAGGCGGATCTGAGACCCAGCCGCCCGGTTGCCGGTGCCATTTTGAGGATCGGCGTGCCCATCGCCCTGCAAGATGGGCTGATCCAGGTGGCGTTTATCATTATTATTGTTATTGCCAACCGCCGGGGGCTGAATGATGCCGCTGCCGTGGGTATTGTGGAGAAAATCATCAGCTTTTTGTTCCTGGTGCCCTCGACCATGCTGTCTACCGTGTCTGCCCTGGGCGCCCAGTGTATCGGTGCCGGCAATCCCCGACGGGCGGTGCAGACCCTGCGCTACGCTCTGTTGCTAGCTGTGGGCTTTGGGGTGATCGTGACGGTCGTTATTCAGTTCGTTTCTGAGCCGGTGGTGGCGCTGTTCACCTCGGATACCACCGCTGCCGGCGCACAGGTTGTGCGCCTGGGTGGGCAGTACCTGCGAGGGTATATTTTCGATTGCATTTTTGCAGGCGTGCACTTTTGCTTTAGCGGATACTTCTGTGCTTGCGGCCGCTCCGGCCTGAGCTTTTTGCACAATATTCTGTCCATCTCTCTGGTGCGCGTGCCCGGGGCGTACTTGACCTCGCTGCGCTTCCCGGACACCCTATTCCCGATGGGACTGGCTACCGCAGTCGGTTCTCTCTTGTCCGTGACCATCTGTCTGGTGGCTTTTGCCCTTTTGCAGCGCAAGGCCCGACGATCGCCAACGGCGGAATAA
- the gpr gene encoding GPR endopeptidase, whose translation MENRTDLALESYENQQKTALPGVKVREQDGISVVEVLDARGEKALGKPVGKYITYRVSPMAQETQLFDGRLERIADLLRGLLPDHPTGVLVAGVGNTAITADALGPETNRYVLATRHIAGELRRALGPLTDVSTVTTGVLGNTGMESAEVVAGMVHTVRPDCVLVVDALAASSADRLGTTVQLSNAGIAPGSGVGNHRREISARVLGVPVVALGIPTVVSSRVLGGTAEEMYVTPREIDQLINRGAKLLGMSINVCLQRHLQPRDLYTLVG comes from the coding sequence ATGGAAAATCGCACAGATTTGGCACTGGAAAGCTATGAAAATCAGCAAAAAACCGCGCTGCCCGGTGTAAAAGTGCGGGAGCAGGATGGCATTTCCGTGGTGGAAGTGCTGGACGCCCGAGGCGAAAAAGCCCTGGGCAAACCGGTGGGCAAGTATATCACCTACCGGGTGTCGCCCATGGCGCAGGAGACCCAGCTGTTTGATGGGCGGCTGGAGCGGATCGCCGATCTGCTGCGGGGGCTGCTGCCGGATCACCCCACCGGGGTATTGGTTGCCGGGGTGGGCAACACCGCCATCACTGCGGATGCGTTGGGGCCGGAGACCAACCGCTATGTGCTGGCCACCCGTCACATTGCCGGAGAACTGCGCCGGGCGCTGGGACCGCTGACGGATGTGTCTACCGTTACCACCGGGGTGCTGGGCAACACCGGTATGGAGAGCGCCGAGGTGGTGGCGGGTATGGTTCACACGGTGCGTCCGGACTGCGTGCTTGTGGTGGACGCGCTGGCGGCATCGTCGGCGGATCGGTTGGGCACCACGGTGCAGCTGTCAAATGCAGGCATTGCCCCCGGCTCCGGGGTGGGCAATCATCGGCGGGAGATCAGTGCCCGGGTGCTGGGCGTGCCGGTGGTGGCACTGGGTATTCCCACGGTGGTCAGCAGTCGGGTGTTGGGCGGTACGGCGGAGGAGATGTATGTGACCCCCAGAGAGATCGACCAGCTGATTAACCGGGGGGCCAAGTTGCTTGGTATGTCCATCAATGTGTGCCTCCAGCGGCACTTGCAGCCCCGGGATCTGTACACGCTGGTGGGATAA
- a CDS encoding endonuclease/exonuclease/phosphatase family protein, which produces MRTTSTPGNQAGFWHRLKNSTMQTPWHILRQLALLAPLGTLCLPMFYAGHKNVSLITIILCLSNHGADLRPMMTDKGYGFAVAAVFCALVLGIAELICSLFTAAKGGDRRNMTVFWINAAVFALTAFLAIGFGARAKVGLAVTFGIYLLQFLLHTKVSGKKIRPAAAGVTALLAVPIVLSLCFLYKAQPAQYTAPGSETDDVRTVTFNVASVFGNRFDDTDSMTRCARFAAYMNQCKPDLIGTQEMNIYWYKALQSTLPDYDAYGVQRGGDATDWNSEMNPVFWNKTKYTALEKNTFWLSETPNKASRYTYTDENGQPGQAGCYRICSYVVLQDRTTGKRLLFLNTHLDNASQQAADFGAEVIIEHLTALQAKYGKEAGVVLTGDFNETQEDEAYRRIAARLQDCTDPAKKTMTYQEWGYCDTGSEPIDFIFTSGTGSGYTVLNDLSGGYVSDHYGVYANIRL; this is translated from the coding sequence ATGCGTACCACATCCACACCCGGCAACCAAGCCGGCTTTTGGCACCGACTGAAAAATTCTACCATGCAGACCCCTTGGCACATTCTGCGCCAGCTGGCGCTGCTGGCACCCCTGGGCACGCTGTGCTTGCCTATGTTCTACGCCGGGCACAAGAATGTATCGCTGATCACCATCATTCTCTGCCTGTCCAACCACGGTGCAGACCTGCGACCCATGATGACCGATAAAGGCTACGGCTTTGCGGTGGCAGCCGTTTTCTGCGCGCTGGTGCTGGGAATCGCGGAACTGATCTGTTCCCTGTTCACCGCGGCCAAGGGCGGCGATCGGCGGAATATGACCGTCTTTTGGATAAACGCTGCCGTCTTTGCGCTGACGGCTTTTTTAGCCATTGGGTTCGGCGCCCGGGCCAAGGTCGGGTTGGCGGTGACCTTTGGCATTTACCTGCTGCAATTTCTGCTGCACACCAAAGTCAGCGGCAAAAAAATACGCCCGGCTGCCGCAGGCGTAACAGCCCTGCTGGCGGTGCCCATTGTGCTTTCTCTTTGTTTCCTTTATAAGGCGCAACCGGCGCAATACACCGCACCCGGCAGTGAGACCGATGATGTACGGACGGTCACTTTTAATGTGGCCAGTGTGTTTGGCAACCGCTTTGACGATACGGACAGTATGACCCGCTGCGCGCGCTTTGCCGCCTATATGAACCAATGCAAGCCGGACTTGATCGGCACCCAGGAAATGAACATCTACTGGTATAAAGCGCTGCAATCCACCCTGCCGGACTACGATGCCTACGGCGTGCAGCGGGGCGGCGACGCTACGGACTGGAACAGCGAGATGAACCCGGTCTTTTGGAATAAAACCAAGTACACCGCTTTAGAGAAGAACACCTTTTGGCTCAGTGAAACGCCGAACAAAGCCAGCCGCTACACCTACACGGACGAAAACGGACAGCCCGGCCAAGCCGGCTGCTACCGCATTTGCAGCTATGTGGTGCTGCAAGACCGCACCACCGGCAAGCGGCTGCTGTTTCTCAACACCCACCTGGATAACGCCTCCCAGCAGGCAGCGGACTTTGGCGCCGAGGTAATCATCGAACACCTAACCGCCTTGCAGGCCAAGTACGGCAAAGAGGCCGGCGTGGTGCTCACCGGTGATTTTAACGAAACGCAAGAGGACGAGGCCTACCGTCGAATCGCCGCCCGACTGCAAGACTGCACCGACCCTGCCAAGAAAACCATGACCTACCAGGAGTGGGGCTACTGCGATACCGGAAGCGAGCCCATCGACTTTATCTTCACCAGCGGCACCGGCAGCGGCTACACCGTCTTAAACGACCTGAGCGGCGGCTATGTGTCCGACCACTACGGGGTCTACGCCAACATTCGATTGTAA
- a CDS encoding cell division protein ZapA produces MAKNRVHLKIGGSAYTVLTDDAPEYVEELAEELDKEMRSIINENPSLSVTQAAVLTALDKADTCKKSTASSDNLRAQIKDYLEDSARARMEVDVARREIERLNREISSLRERIAENK; encoded by the coding sequence ATGGCAAAAAACAGAGTACACTTAAAGATCGGCGGTTCCGCCTACACGGTGCTCACCGATGACGCACCAGAGTATGTGGAGGAGTTGGCCGAGGAGCTGGACAAGGAAATGCGCAGCATTATCAATGAGAACCCCAGTCTTTCCGTAACCCAAGCAGCGGTGCTCACTGCGCTGGACAAGGCAGACACCTGCAAAAAATCCACCGCTTCCTCCGACAATCTGCGTGCCCAGATCAAGGATTATTTGGAGGACAGCGCCCGCGCCCGGATGGAAGTGGATGTGGCGCGCCGTGAGATTGAGCGGCTCAACCGGGAGATCAGCTCCCTGCGTGAGCGCATTGCAGAGAATAAGTAA
- a CDS encoding InlB B-repeat-containing protein, translating into MRCKNCGAENDDSRYICEVCGSPLYDENELSAQADQQPAGATPDGAPAPAPRPNPEEEKKLQQKNKQSMIIIIVLCVVLIAVVVGIIIAVASGHHDKETTTVPDTSVSVPVSDDRDYTNNNYATEKPAETTTEKPTETTTKKETTTKKQTTTTQDSSVRVNVRTQGGGSVTGSGKYEEGDNVTLTATPRDGYDFDGWYMNGELQSTDSTYSFTVGSKDMTISAKFVETAPEVMPGGTD; encoded by the coding sequence ATGAGATGTAAAAATTGCGGAGCGGAGAACGATGACAGCCGCTATATCTGCGAAGTATGCGGTTCCCCCCTATATGATGAAAATGAGCTGAGCGCGCAAGCAGATCAGCAGCCTGCCGGCGCAACACCCGACGGCGCACCTGCACCTGCCCCCCGGCCGAACCCGGAGGAAGAAAAAAAGTTGCAGCAAAAGAATAAGCAGAGCATGATCATCATTATCGTGCTGTGCGTGGTGCTCATTGCCGTGGTGGTGGGTATCATCATCGCCGTGGCCTCCGGCCATCACGACAAGGAAACCACCACGGTGCCGGACACCTCCGTCTCTGTCCCTGTTAGCGACGACCGGGACTATACCAATAACAATTATGCTACCGAGAAGCCGGCGGAAACCACCACCGAGAAGCCTACGGAGACCACCACGAAGAAAGAGACCACCACCAAAAAACAGACGACCACTACCCAAGACAGCAGTGTGCGGGTAAATGTACGCACCCAGGGCGGCGGCAGCGTCACCGGAAGCGGCAAATACGAGGAGGGTGACAATGTAACCCTCACCGCCACCCCCAGAGACGGCTATGACTTTGACGGCTGGTATATGAACGGCGAACTGCAATCCACCGACTCCACCTATTCCTTTACCGTAGGCAGCAAGGATATGACCATCTCTGCCAAGTTTGTGGAAACTGCGCCGGAGGTCATGCCCGGAGGTACGGACTGA
- a CDS encoding DNA-3-methyladenine glycosylase 2 family protein, which translates to MYFIYGEKELDFLRQKDKRLAEVIDRIGPVHRTVDTDLFSAVVHHIIGQQISTKAQATIWQRMCDALGTVHAKTVLGAGVERLQALGISYKKAEYITDFAQKVLDGSFDIEAVWSMPDDEAIKALSSLNGIGVWTAEMILLFCMQRPNILSYGDLAIHRGMRMVYHHRKIDRKLFEKYRRRLSPYCSVASLYFWAVAGGALPDMKDYAPKAKTKTGRQKK; encoded by the coding sequence ATGTATTTTATTTACGGCGAAAAAGAACTTGATTTTCTGCGGCAAAAGGACAAACGCCTGGCAGAGGTGATTGACCGCATAGGGCCGGTGCACCGCACGGTGGATACGGACCTGTTCTCCGCAGTGGTGCACCACATCATCGGCCAGCAAATCTCCACCAAGGCCCAGGCCACCATTTGGCAGCGTATGTGCGACGCACTGGGCACCGTGCATGCGAAGACGGTGCTGGGCGCCGGTGTGGAGAGATTACAGGCGCTGGGCATATCTTACAAAAAGGCAGAGTACATCACCGATTTTGCCCAAAAGGTGCTGGACGGCAGCTTTGATATAGAGGCAGTTTGGTCCATGCCGGACGATGAGGCTATCAAAGCGCTTTCGTCCTTAAACGGCATTGGGGTGTGGACAGCGGAAATGATTCTGCTGTTTTGTATGCAGCGTCCCAACATACTGAGCTACGGCGATCTGGCCATTCATCGTGGCATGCGCATGGTATACCATCATCGCAAAATCGACCGCAAATTGTTTGAGAAGTACCGGCGCAGGCTCAGTCCCTATTGCAGCGTGGCCAGCCTGTACTTTTGGGCGGTGGCCGGCGGTGCGTTGCCGGACATGAAGGACTATGCACCCAAAGCAAAGACAAAGACCGGAAGGCAAAAGAAATAA